The genomic interval CGAGCCCGTGATCGAGGCCGCGCATGATGTCGGCTGAGGTCGCAACACCCGGCAGGTAGGGGACGCCCGAGGCGAGGGCCGCTTCCGTCAGCGGCGCGGTCAGGCCGGGGCTGACGATGAATTTCGCGCCCGCGCCAATGGCGGCATCGAGATCGCGCGCATTCAGCACCGTCCCGGCGCCGACCACCGCGCCCTCGACGCTCGACATCGCCCGGATCACGTCGAGCGCCGCGGGGGTGCGGAGGGTCACTTCGAGGGCGGTGAGCCCGCCACCGACCAACGCCTCGGCGATCGGCACCGCGTCGGTGGCATCCTCCACCACCAGCACGGGGATGACGGGAACGGAGCGCATCAGCGCGTCGATGGTGCTCATCGGGGTCTCCTCCGGTGTCGGTTCGGCTTGTCGCGGATGGCTCCAGAGCATCGTCCTGATCCAGGATGATGCTCTGGGCTCTTGTTCTTGCATCGTCTTTTTTCCGAAAGCCGGCAGCCACTGTTCGGGACGATGCCTTCGTGTCTCTCACAAGACGCCCGCTGCGCCGTCCTCGCCAAAGCGGGAACGGTCAGAGATCGGGAGTTTTGTGGGGCACTCTTAAAGGCCCGCTGCCGCCAGCATCGCCGAGCCGCCGCGCTCGGCATCGTCGGCGCCCTGGCGCATGAAGGCGAACAGCTCGCGGCCGGTGCCGAGGCCGTCCGGCGGTCGCACCGCGTCCTCGCGGCTCTCCCATTCGGCCGAATCGACCAGCACTTCGAGCAGGCCTTGCTCGGCCGAGAGGCGGACGATGTCGCCGTCGCGGATGCGGCTGATCGGGCCGCCGCCGACCGCTTCGGGGCTGACATGGATCGCCGCCGGCACCTTGCCGGACGCTCCCGACATCCGCCCGTCGGTGACGAGCGCCACCTTGTGGCCGCGGTCCTGCAACACGCCCAGCGGCGGGGTCAGCTTGTGCAGTTCCGGCATCCCGTTGGCGCGCGGGCCCTGGAAGCGCACGACCACGACGACGTCGCGCTCCAACTCGCCTGCCTTGAAGGCGGCGATGACTTCGTCCTGATCGGAGAAGACGCGGGCCGGAGCTTCGATGGTGCGGCGCTCAGGGTCGACCGCGCTGGTCTTGAAGGTGGCGCGGCCGAGATTGCCCTTCACCAGCCGCATCCCGCCATCCAGCTGGAACGGGCGAGAGGGGGGGCGCAGCATGGCCTCATCCAGCGGTTCGGCCGGCGCCTCCTCGAAGGTGAGGTCGTTGCCCTCGCCCAGAAGCTTCGGGTCGCGGGCGTGGTCGCGCAGGCGCGTTCCTGCGACCGTCAGGAGATCGTCGTGCAGGAGCCCGGCATCGATCAGCGAGGCGATGACGTAGGACATGCCGCCGGCCGCGTGGAAGTGGTTCACGTCGCCTGCGCCGTTCGGATAGACCCGCGCGATCAGCGGCACCACGCCGGAGAGCCGGTCGAAATCCTCCCAATCGACGACGATGCCGGCGGCCCGCGCCATCGCCGGTATGTGGATCGCGTGGTTGGTCGAGCCGCCGGTGGCGAGCAGCCCGACGATGGCGTTGACGATCGCCCGCTCGTCGATGCAGCGCCCGAGTGGGCGGTAATCGTTGCCGTTCCAGCCGATCTCGGTGAGCCGGTGGATCGCCGAGCGCGTCACCGCCTGCCGCAGCCGCGTGCCCGGATTGATGAAGGAGGCGCCGGGCATGTGCAGGCCCATCACGTCCATCATCATCTGGTTGGAATTGGCGGTGCCGTAGAAGGTGCAGGTGCCGGCCCCGTGATAAGAGGCGGATTCGCTTTCCAGCAGTTCCGCGCGGCCGACCTTGCCCTCGGCATAGAGCTGCCGGATGCGCTGCTTCTCCTTGTTGGCGAGCCCCGAGGGCATGGGGCCGGCCGGGACCAGGATCATCGGCAGATGGCCGAAGCGGAGCGCGCCGATGATGAGGCCGGGCACGATCTTGTCGCAGATGCCCAGCAGTGCCGCGCCCTCGAACATGCCGTGGCTGAGCGCGACCGCGGTGGAGAGGGCGATGGTGTCGCGGGAGAACAGCGACAGCTCCATCCCGCGCTGGCCTTGGGTGACGCCGTCGCACATGGCGGGCGTGCCGCCGGCCACCTGGGCCGTCGCACCCACTTCGCGGGCGAACAGCTTGATCTGCTCGGGATAGCGCCCGTAGGGCTGATGCGCCGAGAGCATGTCGTTGTAGGCGGTGACGATGCCGATATTCATGGCACGGCCCGCAATGATCGCCGGCTTGTCCTCACCGGATGCCGCGAAGCCGTGGGCGAGGTTGCCGCAGGCGAGCATCGGGCGGTGCACGCCCGCCTCGCGCTCGCGTTCGATCAGGTCGAGATAGGCGCGGCGGCTGTTGCGGGAGCGCGCGATGACGCGCTCGGTGACCGCGGCGACCTCGGGATGAAGCTCCGGCATGGCTCGTTCGCCTCGTTCGGATGTCGACGGCACGGACAGGCCCGCAAGAACGGGGCCTGCGCTCCCCTTAACATGGAGAGACTCCAAACGGGATCACGCCCGTGAGACCGCTTTCATGGACATGAACCTTGGAGGGGTCTGCTCGGCTGATGGTTGGGAATGCCGTCGCCGGATGACCCTGCCGCTGCCGTCGCGCGGGTCTGCCATCGCGATCACCTCAGCACTTCATCGGCTGCAAGGCAGGTGATCGCTGGATCGGCGGGCTGTCACCCGCCGATCCATCCGACGCCGGCCCGAGGGTCACGAGCCCTGTGCCGCGACCCCGCACGCACATTGAAGAAACTGCGCCTCACGCCCCCGGCGCGGTCGCGATATCCCGCTCGACCTCGGCCGGGTCGAGCACGTAGCGGCGCGAGCAGAACTCGCAGGTGATGGAGACGGTGCCGTCATCCGCCACCATGTCCCGGCGCTCCTCGGCCGAGAACGAGCGGATCATGCCGAGCACCCGCTCTTGCGAGCAGCGGCAGCGCTCGATCACGCTCTGCGCATCGAATACGCGCACGCCCCGCTCATGGAACAGGCGGTAGAGCAACCGCTCGCTCGACACCGCCGGATCGACGATTTCGTGGTCCTCCACCGTGTTCACGAGGCTGCGCGCCTCGGTCCAGGCGTCGTCGTCGCGGGTGCCGCCGGTGAGGATCTCGTGGCCCTCCGGTGCGTCGCCGGGCGGAAGGTCGGCTTGACGCATCCGGTCGGGCGAGGTCGGCAGGAACTGCACCAGCAGGCCGCCGGCTCGCCAGCGGCTCTCTCCGCCCTCCATCTGCTCGGCGACTGCGAGGCGGACCAGCGTCGGGATCTGCTCGGATTGGCGGAAATACTGGTGCGCGGCCTCTTCGAGGCTTTGGCCCTCAAGAGCGACGACACCCTGGTAGCGGCTCTGGGACGGCCCCTGATCGATGGTCATGGCCAGATGCCCGCGACCCATCAGGTCGGCGGCGCGCGCCTTCGGCCCAAGGGCGGCCACCGGCTCCGTATCGAAGCGGGCGGTGGCCCGCACCCGGTCGGGCGCCTCGAAATCGACCACCAGCATGTTCACCGGTCCGTCGGTCTTGGTCTGGAGCTGGAAGCGGCCTTCGAGCTTCAGGGAGGCACCGAGCAGCACGGTGAGCGCCGCCGCCTCGCCGATCAGCCGGGCGACCGCGTCGGGATAGCCGTGGCGGCGTAGGATGGTGTCGATCGAGGGCCCGAGCCGCACCGCGCGGCCGCGCAGATCCAGCGCTTCGACGGCGAATGGCAGAACGGCGTCGTCGTCGCCTTCGAGCGAGGGTGTGAAAGAAGGGGCGTGTCCGGAGCTCATGGGCTCTCCGTATCCGGGCTGGATGAAAAAGAGGAGCGGGAGGGCGGCCGGTCCGGCGGCGTCGCACCGAACCGGCGGAAGCGCGTGAACCGGCGCACGTCCTCGGCGCTCCTCATATGGGGGGCACCGTGCCCCGGCGCGAGACCGGCGCATGATGCCCTGGGCCGGCGCCGCCACGCAAACATTCCGGAAGCGGCCGTCGCGGCGTCCTCCACGAACCGTCCCGGACGAAGCCGCGTTGGCCGGACGGGTCAGAAATCCGTGTGCAGCCGCGTTCCGAAGAAATCGGCCGGGCCCCGGTCGCGGTTATAGGCCGGGTTCTCGACGTGCTGGTAGTCGAAGGACATCGTCACCGCCTTCGTCAGGTTCAGCGCATAATAGACCTCCACCGCCCGCTCCGGTGCATAGTTGTCGAGGCGGCCGTCGCCGATCAGGAGTCCGAGGCCGCCATTGGCGAAGTAGGCGCGGTGCGAGGTCGAGATCCGGTTCGCGGCGGCACCGACCCCGACCGTGTCCTGCGGCCGGCCCCAGGCTGCGCCCTTGAGCGAGAGGCCGCCCGAGACCGAGCCGTCGATATCGGTGAAATTCAGGCTTTCGTTGCGCCCGTCGTTGACGCTTGCCCGCGCGAACAGGCCGAGATCGGCGGTGAGGGCCTGTTCGAGATTGACGTAGGCGCCGCTCTTGCGCCGGGGCTCCCGGGTCGCTGCGGCCGCCGTGTTGATGTCGGCGAAGGCGCCGGTCTGCGTCAGCGCCACGACCTGCCGGAAGTTGGCGGTGTTGCCGACATTCGAGAACAGGCCGAGGCGTAAGCGGCCCGGCTGGTCGAGCACCGGCAGCGTGTGGCGTTCCTCGAACTCGATCACGGCGCCGGCCCGCTCGAACACCCGCGGGTCGAGCACGTCGGAGGACGGCTCCTTCGGCACTTGCGTGTAGGCGGCGCGGATCGCGAATTCCGCGCGATTGTACTCGACCATCACGCCTTGCGTGAAGCCGGGGAGGTTGGCTGGGAAGTCCCAGGCGGCGGCGGCCCACAGGCCCCAGTTCATGAAGTCCACCCGTGGGTCGTGGGCGTAGATGTTGCCGTCGAAGAAGTCGCCGAGCGCGAACTTGCCGGCGATGACCGTGATGCGCTCGACGTCGCGCGTGCCGGCGATGGAGTTCGGCCCGTCCGGCACCTCTTCCGTCTCGCCCCCGAGCCCGAAGGTTTGGCGGACGAAGTAGCGGTTCGAGCGCAGCTTCGGGAACGGCGCACCGGCCTTCTGCGCCTCGCCGTTGACGAAACCGGCCACGCCCAGCGTGCGCGACAGGCCGAAGCCCTGGCTGAATTCCGGGTTGTAGTAGAGTTCCGTGCCCTCGAAGAGCTTGAGGCCGAGGAACAGCGTCGCGGTGGTCGTCGCCTGCGCTTGATCCGGTACGAGGCTCTGCGGCCCGCGATAGGGTGCGCGGAAGCCGGTCACGCCCTGGTTCACGAAGGTCGTCTGGCCGTGCAGCGAGAAGCGGGCGTCCTTCGGGGGCTCGTCCTCCTCGGGCACGAGGGCCAGCGCCTGGGGGTGCCAGACCAGCCGGGCCATCATCTTGTTGGAGACGAAGCCGGTGCGCGTCGTCACCGGTCCCCCGTCGAGGCCCGGCAGCGTGCCGAGGCCGAAGCGGCCGCTCTCGCCGAGATCGCTGTAGCGGTAGTCGATTCCGAGCGAGAGATGCGGATCGACCGCGAACTCCACACCCGCGCCGAGCGTGAAGCCGAGATAGGAGACGTTGCGCGTAGCCGTGACCGTCGGGCCGCCCGCCAGATCCGGATAGACGGCGAGCACCCGGCCGTTGGCGCCCGTGAGTCCGGCGGTTGCGTAGATCAGGTTGTTGCCGAAGGCGTAGCCGAGCCGGGCGCGGGCGGCCCCGAATACGTCCGTCTTCTCGCGGATCAGGGCGAAGGGCGGATCGATCCCCTCGTAGCCGAAGCCCGTCGCATCGGAGCGTGCGCCGCGCTTGAGGTTGGTTCCGACGAGGTCGGCCTCGATGCCGTAGACGAGCGCCCCGTCCTGCCAATTCCAGCCGGCGAAGGCGCCGCCGACCGCCGTGGTGGCATCGCCGCCGAGATCGCGGCTGCCGGTGGCATCGCCTGTCGAGATCGACCGAACGCGGCGCGGGCCGATCGTGGTTGGGCCGAAATCGTAGTTGCCGAAGGAAGCGCCCGCGCTGCCTTGCACCCCGGCATAGAAACCGGACCAATCGATGAAGCGGGGCCGTGCACGTTCGGCGAGATCCGCGGCCATGCCCACGCCGGCATGCAAGCCGAGGATCGCGACAAGCCCTGCTGAGACCGCCACCTGTTTCGCAATTGTTCCCGCGCGCGCCTTGAACACTGCGCCAGCCCCCGCCACCACCCCGTGAGCGGCCTAGCAGATGCCGTTGCCGCCGCAATGCGCCCACGACCCGCTAAGCACAAGGCTTCAGGACGGTTGCACGGGCGCCACGATGTCCGTGAGAAGCGGAAACATCCGACAGGACGATGACGGCTGTATCGGCACCGGCCGAGCCGGACCGTGCCAAACCGGGATAAACGCGCTCAAGCCGTCCCAGAATGACAAATAAATGATCGCGGCCGCTCGCGCCCACTTGCGGCAGCGCAGCAACGCACTAACCTTAACCGGACTTGATCCCCATCAGGTTTGTCGGACTTCAGGGCGCGCCAGCAAAGGCGCGCCCCTTTTTTCTAAGATGTTCGGCGCGCGTCACTCCGCCGGGGCGGCGGGCGCCTTGGCCGGAGCCGGCTTCGCGGCGGTTTTCGCGGGCGTCGCGGCGGCCTGCTGGTTCACGTCCGGCACGCGGGTCCAAGTTTGCGAGCCGCACAGCACCTTGAGCATGCAGCCCTGCACGCTCAATTCGCCCTCGCTCTCGCGCTCCAGGCTGACCTGATAGATCTTGCCCTCGTCGGCGTTGTAGATCTCGCCCGCAAAGCCCGCATCGTCAGGCTTGAGGTTCTCGAGGAGCGTAAGCCCGATGATCGGGCGCGCCCGCTTCCTCGGATCGGGATTCTTCACGTCGTTGCGCGGCGCCCCGGCGTCATCGGTCGGAGATTTCAGCCAGACCACCTTGCCGCAGGCGTTGCCGCCGCTCGGCCCGCAACGGTCGATGCGGATCTTCGCGCGTCCGTCCCCCGTCAGCCACGTTCCGGAAAGGTCTTTGGGGGCGGCAAAGGCGGCATTCGAGGCCAGGAGGGCAGCGAGACCGAGAGCGATACGCATGAATGGCTCCTGAGGCTGGGCCCGAAACGGGCTGTGGCTTGCGGAGAAGGGATCACCCCGGCGGACGAGCGGGGGCAGGCGAACCGTCCACCCATTGAGCGGCCGCAATCCGGCGATTTTTCGGCGGTGTTGCGCTAAAGCCATGGCGAGGCCGAAAAAGGCCGAGCTCGCCGTGATTCCGTTCGCTCACGCATCCGCAGCTTGTCCGCCGCGTGACGGTGGTTGAGGGCCTACCGGTCCACCGCTATAAGCCCGGCGCGCCGGGCGCCAACCAGGCCGTCGACTGTCAGGACGGTCGGATCTCTCGGGCGGCTTTCGAGCCCGCCCTCCTTCAGCGCGTCGCGCGACCCCTTTCTCCAACGAACCGGACCGGACCATGGCCAACGAGCGCACCTTCTCCATCCTCAAGCCCGACGCGACGCGCCGCAACATCACCGGCGCGGTCAACGCCGTGATCGAGGCCGCCGGCCTGCGCATCGTCGGCCAGCGCCGCATCCGCATGACCCGCGAGCAGGCCGAGACGTTCTACGAGGTGCACAAGGAGCGCCCGTTCTTCGGTGAGCTGGTCGAGTTCATGACCTCGGGCCCCGTGGTGGTGCAGGTGCTCGAGGGCGAGAACGCCGTCGCCAAGTACCGTGAAGTCATGGGCGCCACGAACCCGGCCCAGGCCGCCGACGGCACGATCCGCAAGCAGTTTGCCGAGTCGGTCGGCGAGAACACCGTTCACGGCTCCGACAGCGCCGAGAACGCCCGGCTCGAGATCGCGCAGTTCTTCAACGACGCCGACATCGCCGCCTGATGCACGACCCTCGCCGGCCCCGCACACGGGGCCGGCGAGAAACGCGCTCGCGCTTGCGCGGGGCTGACGTCCAGGGCGCAATCCGGCCGAGTGTGACTCTCCTGCCCTAGCGGCGCGGGGCGGGCGGACCGAAGAACGGAACCGATCGACGATTTCCCGTCTCTCTCGGATTTTCGCTCCCATGCGCCTCACGTTTTCGCGCACCGGCCGCCTGCTCGTCGCGGCCGGCCTCGTGTCCCTGCTCGCCGCCTGCAACTCCGCCGGCCGCTCGACGCAGTACACCTCGCTCGAAGGCTACGTGCCCGATCCGACGCTGAAGACCGCGACGAAGACCAATCTGACCGGCCGCGTGCGCCACGCCTGCACCGTCACCCAGGCCCGGTTCCAGAAGGTCCCCGAAGACGCGCTCGCCGCGCCCTGCGGCTGCTATGCCGAGCGCACGCTCTCCGCCCTCGACAAGGACGAGATCGCCTCCTACCGCACCACCGGCTACTTCAACGACAGTGCTCGCGCCAAGGCGCTGAACGCGCTCGATAGCTGCAAGCTGCCGCGTCCGGTCTGATGGAATGAGGGGCGGCGTTTCGCGCCGTCCCTTCGAGAGAGGTGCAGGGCTCGAACCTGCACCTTTGACAAGGTCTCGGCCTTTCAGGGCCGGGATCTACAGCTTCTCGGTCGGCGTCTTGGTGTTCTTGCCGTCCGGCTTGGTCTTTTCCGGCTCGGCTGGCTTCGGGCAGATGGCCTGGAGGCTCTGCCACTCGGCCTCGGACAGGATGCCGGGTCCGGCCGGCTTCTTCCCCGCCAGTGACCGGATCCGCGCGGCCCGCTCCGCCGTGACCGGATGGGAGCGCAGGAACGAGGTTGCGTCCGGCTCCTCGTCGTCCTCGTCGGTGATACGCTCCAGGATCGCGGCGAGCGCGGCCCCGTCTCCGCCGGCCCGCTTCACGGCCGCCACCGCGTAGGCGTCCGCCGTCCGCTCCGCGTCGCGTGAGTAGCCCGCCGAAATCGCAGCCTGTCCGATCGTTGCCAGCACCGTCGAGCCGGTGAGATCGCCGAGCACGAGGCTCAGCAGGAACGAAGTGCCGCCCGCCGTGATCACCGAGCGCATCGGATCGCGGGCGGCGATGTGGCCGAACTCGTGCGCGAGGATGCCGGCCAGCTCATCGCCGCTTTTGGCCTTGGCGAGGATGTCGGAGAGCAGAATCACCCGGCCGCCCGGCAGGGCAAGCGCGTTGGCGACCTCGTGTCGGCGCACGCTCACCTGCGGTGTCATCGGCAGCGCCATGCCCTCCGAAAGTCGCGCCGTCAGCCGATCGAGCACCGCCCGCCCCCCCGCCTCGTTGCAGAGCGGCGGGTCGTCGAGCAGGCCGACGATCTGGGTATCGACGCTGCGCCCGAGTTGCGCTTCGATCGCCTGCGGGACCAAGGGGGCGAGCAGGTTCGAGGCCGCGGGCACGCCGTAGATAGCCGTCAGCAGCACGGAGACGCCCGCCGCGATCGACCAGAGCACGAGACGGGTGAGGCCG from Methylobacterium sp. AMS5 carries:
- a CDS encoding DUF2147 domain-containing protein; translation: MRIALGLAALLASNAAFAAPKDLSGTWLTGDGRAKIRIDRCGPSGGNACGKVVWLKSPTDDAGAPRNDVKNPDPRKRARPIIGLTLLENLKPDDAGFAGEIYNADEGKIYQVSLERESEGELSVQGCMLKVLCGSQTWTRVPDVNQQAAATPAKTAAKPAPAKAPAAPAE
- the eda gene encoding bifunctional 4-hydroxy-2-oxoglutarate aldolase/2-dehydro-3-deoxy-phosphogluconate aldolase, which encodes MSTIDALMRSVPVIPVLVVEDATDAVPIAEALVGGGLTALEVTLRTPAALDVIRAMSSVEGAVVGAGTVLNARDLDAAIGAGAKFIVSPGLTAPLTEAALASGVPYLPGVATSADIMRGLDHGLDRFKFFPAEAAGGLKALKALAAPFGQVRFCPTGGITEASAADWLAHPAVLCVGGSWVVPAGKPDPAAIRRLAQAAATLRPAR
- the edd gene encoding phosphogluconate dehydratase, which produces MPELHPEVAAVTERVIARSRNSRRAYLDLIEREREAGVHRPMLACGNLAHGFAASGEDKPAIIAGRAMNIGIVTAYNDMLSAHQPYGRYPEQIKLFAREVGATAQVAGGTPAMCDGVTQGQRGMELSLFSRDTIALSTAVALSHGMFEGAALLGICDKIVPGLIIGALRFGHLPMILVPAGPMPSGLANKEKQRIRQLYAEGKVGRAELLESESASYHGAGTCTFYGTANSNQMMMDVMGLHMPGASFINPGTRLRQAVTRSAIHRLTEIGWNGNDYRPLGRCIDERAIVNAIVGLLATGGSTNHAIHIPAMARAAGIVVDWEDFDRLSGVVPLIARVYPNGAGDVNHFHAAGGMSYVIASLIDAGLLHDDLLTVAGTRLRDHARDPKLLGEGNDLTFEEAPAEPLDEAMLRPPSRPFQLDGGMRLVKGNLGRATFKTSAVDPERRTIEAPARVFSDQDEVIAAFKAGELERDVVVVVRFQGPRANGMPELHKLTPPLGVLQDRGHKVALVTDGRMSGASGKVPAAIHVSPEAVGGGPISRIRDGDIVRLSAEQGLLEVLVDSAEWESREDAVRPPDGLGTGRELFAFMRQGADDAERGGSAMLAAAGL
- a CDS encoding Hsp33 family molecular chaperone, translated to MSSGHAPSFTPSLEGDDDAVLPFAVEALDLRGRAVRLGPSIDTILRRHGYPDAVARLIGEAAALTVLLGASLKLEGRFQLQTKTDGPVNMLVVDFEAPDRVRATARFDTEPVAALGPKARAADLMGRGHLAMTIDQGPSQSRYQGVVALEGQSLEEAAHQYFRQSEQIPTLVRLAVAEQMEGGESRWRAGGLLVQFLPTSPDRMRQADLPPGDAPEGHEILTGGTRDDDAWTEARSLVNTVEDHEIVDPAVSSERLLYRLFHERGVRVFDAQSVIERCRCSQERVLGMIRSFSAEERRDMVADDGTVSITCEFCSRRYVLDPAEVERDIATAPGA
- the ndk gene encoding nucleoside-diphosphate kinase, producing the protein MANERTFSILKPDATRRNITGAVNAVIEAAGLRIVGQRRIRMTREQAETFYEVHKERPFFGELVEFMTSGPVVVQVLEGENAVAKYREVMGATNPAQAADGTIRKQFAESVGENTVHGSDSAENARLEIAQFFNDADIAA
- a CDS encoding M48 family metallopeptidase, with amino-acid sequence MEAITTTGTFFDGLSARPRPVTLRLTFRLEVSGEDVSRDWSLLDLRAADAAPPLMRINHAQGSESVEFADASFAEALKARCPDLSRTESEGGLTRLVLWSIAAGVSVLLTAIYGVPAASNLLAPLVPQAIEAQLGRSVDTQIVGLLDDPPLCNEAGGRAVLDRLTARLSEGMALPMTPQVSVRRHEVANALALPGGRVILLSDILAKAKSGDELAGILAHEFGHIAARDPMRSVITAGGTSFLLSLVLGDLTGSTVLATIGQAAISAGYSRDAERTADAYAVAAVKRAGGDGAALAAILERITDEDDEEPDATSFLRSHPVTAERAARIRSLAGKKPAGPGILSEAEWQSLQAICPKPAEPEKTKPDGKNTKTPTEKL
- a CDS encoding carbohydrate porin; protein product: MFKARAGTIAKQVAVSAGLVAILGLHAGVGMAADLAERARPRFIDWSGFYAGVQGSAGASFGNYDFGPTTIGPRRVRSISTGDATGSRDLGGDATTAVGGAFAGWNWQDGALVYGIEADLVGTNLKRGARSDATGFGYEGIDPPFALIREKTDVFGAARARLGYAFGNNLIYATAGLTGANGRVLAVYPDLAGGPTVTATRNVSYLGFTLGAGVEFAVDPHLSLGIDYRYSDLGESGRFGLGTLPGLDGGPVTTRTGFVSNKMMARLVWHPQALALVPEEDEPPKDARFSLHGQTTFVNQGVTGFRAPYRGPQSLVPDQAQATTTATLFLGLKLFEGTELYYNPEFSQGFGLSRTLGVAGFVNGEAQKAGAPFPKLRSNRYFVRQTFGLGGETEEVPDGPNSIAGTRDVERITVIAGKFALGDFFDGNIYAHDPRVDFMNWGLWAAAAWDFPANLPGFTQGVMVEYNRAEFAIRAAYTQVPKEPSSDVLDPRVFERAGAVIEFEERHTLPVLDQPGRLRLGLFSNVGNTANFRQVVALTQTGAFADINTAAAATREPRRKSGAYVNLEQALTADLGLFARASVNDGRNESLNFTDIDGSVSGGLSLKGAAWGRPQDTVGVGAAANRISTSHRAYFANGGLGLLIGDGRLDNYAPERAVEVYYALNLTKAVTMSFDYQHVENPAYNRDRGPADFFGTRLHTDF